From the genome of Gammaproteobacteria bacterium:
GAACACCAACGGCGTCGCAGGTGCGAACCAGAGCGGCAATATTGCGGGTCTTGCGGGTATTTTCCGCCAGCACCGTGAGGTCAGGCTGCCGTTGCGCCAGCACCCGTTTCAGTTTTGTAAAGCGTTCCGGTGTCATTGTCGCGGTGAGGTAAACTCGGCAGCATGCAGCAGAAACAGATTGAAATAAGGACCGGCGGGCGCGGCACCATAGACGTTACCGCTGAGGTGCAGGATGCTGTGCGTGACAGCGGGGTGCAGACCGGGTTGTGTCATATCTTTGTCCATCATACGAGTGCCTCGCTGATGTTGTGTGAAAACGCCGACCCCGGCGTGCGCCGAGACCTGGAAACTTTCATGGCCCGCCTGGCGCCCGATGGTGACGCAATGTTCGAGCACGTTGCCGAGGGTCCCGATGACATGCCGGCGCATGTGCGCTCGGTGCTGACCGGCAACCATCTTTCGGTTCCGATAACGGATGGTCGCTGCAGCCTGGGCACCTGGCAAGGCGTGTACCTGTGGGAGCATCGTACTCATCCGCATACGCGGCGCCTTACCGTAACAGTGCAGGGTTAGCCGCTCGCGGCACGACCGGCCGCACTGCGAAAAAACTCGTCGTGCCGCTCGATACGAAAGTCAGCGAGCAGCGCATCGGCGATGCTGCCGTCACGGTCGATCAGGAAACTGGCACGGCGGACGCCAAAGCCCAACGGGCCGTCGACGTCGTAGGCACGCACCGCCTGTTTGTCGGTATCGGCCAGCAGCGTGAAGTTGAGATTGTGCTTGTCGGCAAAGCGCTGGTGGCTGTCACTGTCCTGCGGGCTGATGCCGACGACGCGCAGGCCGCTGGCCACCAGGTCATCCTGCATATCACGCAGAGTGCAGGCTTCTTTGGTACAGCCGGGCGTGAAGTCTGCCGGATAAAAATACAGCAGCAGCGGGCCCTCTGCGAGCAGCTCGGTGAGCGTGACGGTGTTGCCGTGCTGGTCGGGCAGGCTGAAATCGGGTGCCTTTGATCCTGGTCGCAGCATCAGTCGTTTCTCCTTGCGGGCTGGCGAAAATCCAGCTCCATGATGTGATAGCCGGCACGCTGCAATCCACGTGCCTCATAGACACGCTGGGCATCCTCGTTGTGATCATCAACGTAAAGGCGTAGCCCGCAGACGTCGCTGCTCGCGCGCGCCAGCCGGTGAACGTGATCGTACAAAGCAGTGAAGACACCGCGCTGACGCGCATGTTGCGCCACGTACACGCTCTGAAACCACCAGAACCAGCCATCGCGCCAGTCGCTCCATTCGCGCGTGATGGATAGCTGACCGATGACCTCAGCGCCCTCACAGGCCAGGAAGTAGCGTCCCCGTCCGTCCGGATCACCAAGGATGGCGGCTACGCCGGCTTCCAGCCGGGCGCCGTCGAGCTGCTTGCCCTCCGACTCCGCCGCCAGCCGGGCGTTGAATTCGGCCACTATTGCGGTATCGGCCGGTGTGCCGTCGCGAATCACGATAGTCATCCAGCCATGATACAGGGCCAGGGCCGGCGGCCCTAAGTGTGCCAGCCCGGCCATTGCTGCTAGAATTCGCTCCCGGTGCGGGGCCGTAGCTCAGTTGGGAGAGCGTCGCGTTCGCAACGCGAAGGTCGTGGGTTCGACTCCCATCGGCTCCACCATTTTTCTGCTGCCAGCAACCCCCGATGGCGCGCCCGAAGGGCTACACTTTCACTACAGGCCTGTAGTGGAGAGAGCCAATGTCGATCGAGAACCTCAACGTCATCCGTGACATGTATGACGCCTTCGGCCGTGGTGACATCGATGCTGTTGTTGCCACTCTCGACCCGAAAGTCGAGTGGAACGAAGCAGAAAACTTTCCCTACGCTGACCGTAACCCCTATATCGGCCCGCAGGCAGTTGTCGAAGGCGTATTCAGCCGGCTGGCGAGTGAGTGGGAATACTGGTCACTCGACATGGAGCAGTTTCTAGACGCCGGCGACTACGTCGTTGTAACGGGTCGTTACCACGCCACTCACAAGGGCACCGGCAAGGACATCCGCGCGCAGTTCGCGCACGTCTGGCAGCTGCACGATGGCAAAGCAGTACGCTTCCAGCAGTATGCCGACACGGCTCAGGTCGCCGCCGCCATTAGCTGACCCTGACACGATGGCGGACAGCAGTAACGTAATTCGTCGTTTGATTGGTGAGTTTCGCCGCCGCCGGGTTCTTGAATCCGCCGGTCTTTATATTGCCGCGGGCTGGGTGTGTATCGAGGCTGCGGCGACATTGTTTCCGGTGTTTGGTTTTCCTGACTGGGCAATACGGCTGCTGGTTTACGGTGTAATCGCCACGTTTCCATTTTTCATGGCTGCTGCGTGGATGTTTAATCTTACCTTGCGGGGCCTGGTACGCACGGGCGCAACACCAACGGAGCAACTGGTGTCGCCGGCAGACATGCCGCACCGGTCTGTGGCGATACTGCCGTTCAGCAACCAGACGGGTAATGCCGACAACGATTATTTTGCCGACGGCATGGCGGAAGAGTTGCTGAACATGCTGGCCAAGGTTGCGGACCTGAAAGTCGCTGCGCGCACCTCGAGTTTTGCATTGCGCGACCGCGCCGATAACGTACGCCACATCGGCGGGCTGCTGGGTGTGCGCCACGTACTCGCCGGCAGCGTGCGCCAGGCCGGACAGCGGATTCGAATTACGGCGCAACTGGTCGAGACCGTCAGTGGCTACCAGCTATGGTCGGATACCTACGACCGTGATGTGGGAGACGTTTTTGCCGTGCAGGATGAGATTGCAGCGGCAATAGCGCAATCACTGGAAGTCGCCATCAGCGACGGGGCCCCGGGGGAGCGCGAACAGTCGGCATTGCCGACGCAGAATATCGATGCCTACCAGCATGTGCTGCGCGCAAACTACCTTTGGGCGCGACGCGGTGCCGATGCAATTGCCGGCGCCATCGGCGCATTGGAGCAGGCCTTACAGCTCGATCCCGACTACGCAGAAGCACATGCACGACTGGCGAGCGCCAGGGCGATCATGCACGAGTACAGTGACGAGCCGCGCGAGGAGGGCTTCGCAGTCGCCGAGGCGCATGCGCGTCGGGCAATAAGCCTGGATCCAAGCCTGGGTGAGCCGCATGCGGTGCTGGGCTACATGGCGCTGCGGCTGTGGCACTGGGCGGAGGCCGAACAACGTTTGCAGCAGGCGATACAGCTCGACCCTGGTTTGCCGATTTCATACCAGTGGTATGCAAACCTGCTGGGGGATTTCGCGCGCGAGGACGATGCCATGCAGCAAATCAGGGCTGCACATCGGCTCGACCCGCTGTCGCCGCAGGCCAACAATATTCTGGCACTCATGGCACTGCTGGCGGACGATGAGGGGCTGGCAGCAAAGCACGCCGGTATTGCGCGCGAATATGGCATGGGCGGCATGATCCCGGATATTGTCGAGTTCATGATTGCCGTGCGAGCCGGCAAATATAAGGAGGCACTGCCTGGATGGCAGGCGTGCCAGCAACGAATATCCAAAGATGCCGGGTGGGTCGAGCCGGTGTTGGCTGCATTGGCAGACGCTTCGCAGAAAGCGCCCGCCCTGGACGCACTGAGCCAGGCGCAGCGCAGCGGGCGGATCAATGGCGCACAGTTGTTCTTCCATTACCTGCTGTTGGGTGAGGCTGAATTGACATTCAATATCGCCAGCACGCGGCTCGCGGACCATAGTCTTACCCATGTGTGGTTCATGTTGCGCGAGGCCGCTCAACTGCGGCGACACCCCCGGTTTCATGCCCTGATGGAAACCATGGGGTTGTGTGCTTACTGGAACGAAACCGGCTACCCGCCCAAGGTCCGGCACCTGGCTCCTGACCAGGCTGCGTAGCGCGGCATCTACTGTAGGAGCGGCTTCAGCCGCGAATGCCTGGGACCATACTTCCCGCAGGAACGGCTTCAGCCGCGAATGACCTGGAACCATGCTTCCTGCAGGAACGGCTTCAGCCGCGAATGCCTGGAACCACGCTTCCTGCAGGAGCGGCTTGCGGTATGCAGCATCGCGGGAGTGGATTTACGCCGCGAGCATTAACATCGGATTCGCGGCTGAAGCCGCTCCTACAGGCGGGATCCAGCGGCGCGCCAGCGCCGCATGGTAAATCACGGTAGAATTTTTCGCTGTTCTTCGATCATTGCCCCGGTAGCTCAGCTGGATAGAGCGTCCGCCTCCTAAGCGGAAGGTCCCAGGTTCGAATCCTGGTCGGGGCACCAGGAATTGCCAACACATGCGCGGCTGACACGAGCCAACAACAATATGCGACCAACAACCGACCTGTATGACGACCACGAGGAAACGGTGCAGACCTGCTCCGTGCAGTTTCGTGACTTTGGCACCACGCGTGCCTTTGCCGGCCGGATTCGCACCGTGCGCTGCAGGGAGGACAACCAGCTGTTTCGCAGCCTGCTGGATGAGCCGGGCAAAGGTGACGTCGTTGTCGTTGACGGCGGCGGGTCCACTGCAGCGGCCCTTATGGGCGACATACTCGGCGCAAAAGCGCTGAATAACGGCTGGTCTGGCTGCGTCATCTACGGTGCAGTGCGTGATTCCGTCGAGCTCGCGACTATTGCAGTTGGCATCAAGGCGCTGGGCGTCAACCCGGCCAAGAGCGCAAAGACGGGTGCGGGGGAGGTCGATGTGCCCGTTCAGTTTGGGGGCGTGACCTTTGAGCCGGGTCACTGGGTCTATTGTGATGCCGACGGCATACTCGTGTCGCCGACGCGGATTGAATAACGGGTACCGGACACCGCCATTAGCTTGTTGAGCAGGCGAGACATGCCAGGGCCCCTTACTTGCCCCAACAAGCTGTCCCCGGGCGGCCGTTGCGCCGCGAACACGGTGGACTTTAAATCGTCGAAGGGCGGGCTAGGAATCTGTGCTGGCGCCCATGAGTTCGTAGTGTCCGCCACGGTCAAGCGCGGCTTTGTACGACGGTCGCGCGCGAACGGTTTTGAGGAATGCTGCCAGGTGCGGATAGTCTGCAGCGAGGTTGGTTCTTACTTCGGCAGCCTCCAGCGCAAAACTCATTTGGATATCGGCGGCAGTAAATGTATCGCCACAAAACCACGTCGACTGGGTGAGGGTGTCCTCCATGAAACCCAGGTTTCGTTTCACGTTGGCGTCCAGATAGCCTGCCCGCACCTTGCCGGCAATGCCTTTGGCGACAGGCTTTATGAAGAACGGCATCGGCGCGCTCTCTATTCGCGCCAGTATCAGCGAAATAATCATCAGCGGCATGAACGTGCCCTCGGCATAGTGCAGCCAGTAGTTGTAAGTGCGCCATTGTGCCGTACCGTCGGCGGGGCGCAGGCTGCCATCATCGTAGCGCTGCACAAGATATTCGATAATCGCGCCGGATTCGGCCACGGTAACGCCGTCATCGACGATTACCGGCGCCTTACCCAGTGGATGCACGTCGGCAAGCTCCGGTGGTGCCAGTCCGGTTTTCCGGTCACGACCGTAGCGTTTCATCTCATAGTCAAGGCCAAGTTCCTCCAGCAGCCACAGGATGCGCTGGGAGCGTGAGTTTTCCAGATGATGGACAATCAGCATGTCGTTCATAGCCTACGTGAAGAGCATCAGAAACATTGTGTGGTGACCGCGCCGGGCTGTGCTAATGCAATGTCGAGCCAGTCGATACATCAGCTTGTTGAGATGAGCGTCAGTTACTGCACAACAGGTTGCAAGCGCCACCCTGCAGGAATTTTCCCTGCTGAAAGACCTGGCCGGGTGTCGGTTACTTGTCGACTATCTTGCGGCTCTTGAACCGGTCCCAGAAAGTCAGCTGAGCCAGATCCTTGAATTCGCCGGCATCAAAGAATACGCCACAGCCTTTCGGGCATTGCTCGTACAATATGTGCGGCTGAGTCTCATCGGTCAGGTGTTTCATACGCGCGTTACACTCGGGGCAATACACTTCCTGCATCTTGTTCAGTTTGTCAGGTGCCTTGGTATTGTCGTCCAGGTGGCCTGCCAGCCAGTCATCCTTGCGCAATGACCTGAACTCGTCGGGCTGAAACCACAACCCGCGACAGCCGGTGCAGCGGTCCACGGGGGTTCCGGCAAAAGACAGGATTTCCATCTCGCTCTGGCATTTCGGGCATTTCACTTGGCTGGTCTCCCCGGGTATTTCGTCTTAAACGGCTAGTTTAGCGGTTTGGACGCGGCTTTTCGCAATGTTTGCCGCTCAGGCAGTCGGGGCCGCGGCAAATGCCACTCAGCCCGGCCAAAGGTATATATTGGTCAATAAGTTAGATGTTTTTCCTCAGTTTCAATATGATATGCCGTCAAAGGGTGCGTGCCGGCCCGCCAGGCGCCACGCAGAAACAAGGACATAGCGTTTTACTCAGGTTAACCATCGGCTAAACTAGCCAGCCGCTTTACCCGGTACC
Proteins encoded in this window:
- a CDS encoding YjbQ family protein translates to MQQKQIEIRTGGRGTIDVTAEVQDAVRDSGVQTGLCHIFVHHTSASLMLCENADPGVRRDLETFMARLAPDGDAMFEHVAEGPDDMPAHVRSVLTGNHLSVPITDGRCSLGTWQGVYLWEHRTHPHTRRLTVTVQG
- a CDS encoding peroxiredoxin, with product MLRPGSKAPDFSLPDQHGNTVTLTELLAEGPLLLYFYPADFTPGCTKEACTLRDMQDDLVASGLRVVGISPQDSDSHQRFADKHNLNFTLLADTDKQAVRAYDVDGPLGFGVRRASFLIDRDGSIADALLADFRIERHDEFFRSAAGRAASG
- a CDS encoding GNAT family N-acetyltransferase, whose amino-acid sequence is MTIVIRDGTPADTAIVAEFNARLAAESEGKQLDGARLEAGVAAILGDPDGRGRYFLACEGAEVIGQLSITREWSDWRDGWFWWFQSVYVAQHARQRGVFTALYDHVHRLARASSDVCGLRLYVDDHNEDAQRVYEARGLQRAGYHIMELDFRQPARRND
- a CDS encoding SnoaL-like domain-containing protein; amino-acid sequence: MSIENLNVIRDMYDAFGRGDIDAVVATLDPKVEWNEAENFPYADRNPYIGPQAVVEGVFSRLASEWEYWSLDMEQFLDAGDYVVVTGRYHATHKGTGKDIRAQFAHVWQLHDGKAVRFQQYADTAQVAAAIS
- the rraA gene encoding ribonuclease E activity regulator RraA, encoding MRPTTDLYDDHEETVQTCSVQFRDFGTTRAFAGRIRTVRCREDNQLFRSLLDEPGKGDVVVVDGGGSTAAALMGDILGAKALNNGWSGCVIYGAVRDSVELATIAVGIKALGVNPAKSAKTGAGEVDVPVQFGGVTFEPGHWVYCDADGILVSPTRIE
- a CDS encoding glutathione S-transferase; this encodes MLIVHHLENSRSQRILWLLEELGLDYEMKRYGRDRKTGLAPPELADVHPLGKAPVIVDDGVTVAESGAIIEYLVQRYDDGSLRPADGTAQWRTYNYWLHYAEGTFMPLMIISLILARIESAPMPFFIKPVAKGIAGKVRAGYLDANVKRNLGFMEDTLTQSTWFCGDTFTAADIQMSFALEAAEVRTNLAADYPHLAAFLKTVRARPSYKAALDRGGHYELMGASTDS
- a CDS encoding zf-TFIIB domain-containing protein; the encoded protein is MKCPKCQSEMEILSFAGTPVDRCTGCRGLWFQPDEFRSLRKDDWLAGHLDDNTKAPDKLNKMQEVYCPECNARMKHLTDETQPHILYEQCPKGCGVFFDAGEFKDLAQLTFWDRFKSRKIVDK